The following proteins are encoded in a genomic region of Gossypium hirsutum isolate 1008001.06 chromosome D05, Gossypium_hirsutum_v2.1, whole genome shotgun sequence:
- the LOC107905974 gene encoding 50S ribosomal protein HLP, mitochondrial isoform X1: MAASLASRCSRVGRSLMDGLRNNFSNLPSTSRETTCGSFLYQQQRTFIQMRTVLKVVDNSGAKKVMCIQALKGKKGARLGDTIIASVKEAMPNGKVKKGKVVYGVVVRAAMQRGRCDGSEVKFDDNAVVLVDKQGQPIGTRVFGPVPHELRQKKHVKILTLAEHIA; the protein is encoded by the exons ATGGCTGCAAGCTTAGCTTCCAGATGCTCCAGGG TGGGACGTTCATTGATGGATGGCCTTCGAAACAACTTCTCTAATTTACCAAGCACATCAAGAGAGACAACATGTGGCAGTTTCCTGTATCAG CAACAAAGGACTTTCATACAGATGAGAACTGTTCTAAAAGTAGTGGACAACTCAGGGGCAAAAAAGGTGATGTGTATACAAGCATTGAAGGGGAAGAAAGGGGCAAGATTGGGAGACACCATAATTGCATCTGTAAAGGAAGCCATGCCTAACGGAAAGGTGAAGAAAGGAAAGGTGGTATATGGTGTGGTTGTGCGTGCTGCCATGCAGCGGGGTCGTTGTGATGGGAGTGAGGTCAAGTTCGATGACAATGCAGTTGTTCTTGTTGACAAGCAAGGCCAGCCAATAGGGACCAGAGTTTTTGGGCCAGTTCCTCATGAGCTGAGGCAGAAAAAGCATGTCAAGATCCTCACTTTGGCAGAGCACATTGCCTGA
- the LOC107905974 gene encoding 50S ribosomal protein HLP, mitochondrial isoform X2, translated as MWQFPVSDQVPQISGNRQACGNSFDKQQRTFIQMRTVLKVVDNSGAKKVMCIQALKGKKGARLGDTIIASVKEAMPNGKVKKGKVVYGVVVRAAMQRGRCDGSEVKFDDNAVVLVDKQGQPIGTRVFGPVPHELRQKKHVKILTLAEHIA; from the exons ATGTGGCAGTTTCCTGTATCAG ATCAAGTTCCCCAAATCTCCGGGAATAGACAAGCCTGTGGGAACAGCTTTGACAAG CAACAAAGGACTTTCATACAGATGAGAACTGTTCTAAAAGTAGTGGACAACTCAGGGGCAAAAAAGGTGATGTGTATACAAGCATTGAAGGGGAAGAAAGGGGCAAGATTGGGAGACACCATAATTGCATCTGTAAAGGAAGCCATGCCTAACGGAAAGGTGAAGAAAGGAAAGGTGGTATATGGTGTGGTTGTGCGTGCTGCCATGCAGCGGGGTCGTTGTGATGGGAGTGAGGTCAAGTTCGATGACAATGCAGTTGTTCTTGTTGACAAGCAAGGCCAGCCAATAGGGACCAGAGTTTTTGGGCCAGTTCCTCATGAGCTGAGGCAGAAAAAGCATGTCAAGATCCTCACTTTGGCAGAGCACATTGCCTGA
- the LOC107905973 gene encoding probable inositol transporter 2 isoform X2: protein MEGGIHTSTDTSAFKECLSLTWRNPYVLRLAFSAGIGGLLFGYDTGVISGALLYIRDDFKSVDRKTVLQESIVSMAVAGAIIGAAVGGWMNDRFGRRRVLLIADFLFFVGAVIMASAPGAALLIVGRIFVGLGVGMASMTSPLYISEASPAKIRGALVSTNGFLITGGQFLSYLINLAFTKAPGTWRWMVGVAGFPALLQFILMLLLPESPRWLYRKGREEAAKVILRKIYPAHEVEQEIQDLKESVEAEIKEEGSSEKMNIIKLLKTKAVRRGLTAGVGLQVFQQFVGINTVMYYSPTIVQLAGFASNRTALLLSLVTAGLNAFGSIVSIYFIDRTGRKKLLIISLTGVVVSLGVLSGVFHETTTHSPMVSRVETSHFSNITCPDYSSALNSGAWDCMTCLKASSPDCGFCSSPTNKLLPGACLISNDTVKDMCHKETRLWYTRGCPSKYGWLALIGLALYIIFFSPGMGSVPWIMNSEIYPLRFRGLCGGIAATANWISNLIVETKGLPIEEIEKMLEGRALHYKFWEKGNKPHEKSQAT from the exons ATGGAAGGAGGGATACATACAAGCACTGATACCTCAGCTTTCAAGGAATGTCTCTCTCTAACATGGAGAAACCCTTATGTTCTTCGCCTTGCTTTCTCTGCTGGAATTGGTGGCCTTCTCTTTGGCTACGACACTg GTGTGATATCTGGTGCTCTCCTTTACATTAGAGATGATTTCAAGTCTGTGGATAGAAAGACTGTTCTACAG GAGAGCATAGTGAGCATGGCAGTTGCTGGAGCCATCATTGGAGCTGCAGTTGGTGGGTGGATGAATGATCGATTTGGAAGGAGAAGAGTACTTCTCATTGCTGATTTCCTGTTTTTTGTTGGAGCTGTAATCATGGCCTCTGCTCCTGGTGCTGCTCTTTTGATTGTCGGCCGAATTTTTGTTGGACTCGGTGTCGGAATGGCGTCAATGACTTCTCCTCTATATATTTCAGAAGCATCCCCGGCCAAAATCCGTGGTGCCCTTGTTAGTACCAACGGATTTCTTATCACTGGTGGCCAGTTCCTGTCTTACCTTATCAACTTGGCTTTTACCAAG GCACCAGGGACATGGAGGTGGATGGTTGGAGTTGCAGGGTTTCCAGCACTTTTGCAGTTCATTCTAATGTTACTTCTTCCAGAATCACCCCGTTGGCTATACCGCAAG GGAAGAGAAGAAGCAGCCAAAGTGATATTGAGGAAAATTTACCCAGCTCATGAAGTGGAACAAGAAATTCAAGATTTAAAGGAATCCGTGGAGGCTGAAATCAAGGAAGAAGGATCTTCCGAAAAGATGAACATTATTAAACTGTTGAAAACCAAAGCAGTGAGGCGAGGGCTCACTGCTGGCGTAGGACTCCAAGTTTTCCAACAATTTGTTGGCATAAACACAGTCATGTATTACAGTCCGACCATAGTTCAGTTAGCTGGTTTTGCCTCTAACCGGACAGCTCTCCTCCTTTCCCTTGTCACTGCAGGCCTCAATGCCTTTGGCTCCATTGTCAGCATTTACTTTATTGACAGGACAGGGAGGAAGAAGCTGCTAATAATTAGTTTAACTGGAGTGGTGGTTTCACTTGGTGTTTTATCAGGAGTTTTCCATGAGACCACAACACATTCTCCAATGGTTAGCAGGGTTGAAACATCTCACTTTTCAAACATTACATGTCCGGATTATAGTTCAGCTTTAAACTCCGGTGCTTGGGATTGCATGACGTGTTTGAAGGCTTCATCTCCAGATTGTGGTTTCTGTTCTTCACCAACAAACAAG TTGCTGCCAGGAGCTTGTCTGATCTCAAATGACACAGTGAAGGATATGTGCCATAAAGAAACTAGGCTATGGTACACAAGGGGATGTCCAAGCAAATATGGATGGCTCGCGCTGATTGGTCTGGCTCTCTACATCATATTCTTCTCACCTGGAATGGGAAGTGTCCCATGGATAATGAACTCTGAGATTTATCCACTCAGGTTCAGAGGATTATGTGGGGGAATTGCTGCAACAGCTAACTGGATCTCGAATCTCATAGTGG AAACAAAGGGGCTACCTATCGAGGAGATTGAGAAGATGTTGGAGGGTAGAGCTTTACACTACAAGTTCTGGGAGAAAGGTAACAAACCACATGAGAAGAGCCAAGCCACTTGA
- the LOC107905973 gene encoding probable inositol transporter 2 isoform X1: MEGGIHTSTDTSAFKECLSLTWRNPYVLRLAFSAGIGGLLFGYDTGVISGALLYIRDDFKSVDRKTVLQESIVSMAVAGAIIGAAVGGWMNDRFGRRRVLLIADFLFFVGAVIMASAPGAALLIVGRIFVGLGVGMASMTSPLYISEASPAKIRGALVSTNGFLITGGQFLSYLINLAFTKAPGTWRWMVGVAGFPALLQFILMLLLPESPRWLYRKGREEAAKVILRKIYPAHEVEQEIQDLKESVEAEIKEEGSSEKMNIIKLLKTKAVRRGLTAGVGLQVFQQFVGINTVMYYSPTIVQLAGFASNRTALLLSLVTAGLNAFGSIVSIYFIDRTGRKKLLIISLTGVVVSLGVLSGVFHETTTHSPMVSRVETSHFSNITCPDYSSALNSGAWDCMTCLKASSPDCGFCSSPTNKLLPGACLISNDTVKDMCHKETRLWYTRGCPSKYGWLALIGLALYIIFFSPGMGSVPWIMNSEIYPLRFRGLCGGIAATANWISNLIVGQSFLSLKEAIGTSWTFLIFGVISVMALLFVIIYVPETKGLPIEEIEKMLEGRALHYKFWEKGNKPHEKSQAT; encoded by the exons ATGGAAGGAGGGATACATACAAGCACTGATACCTCAGCTTTCAAGGAATGTCTCTCTCTAACATGGAGAAACCCTTATGTTCTTCGCCTTGCTTTCTCTGCTGGAATTGGTGGCCTTCTCTTTGGCTACGACACTg GTGTGATATCTGGTGCTCTCCTTTACATTAGAGATGATTTCAAGTCTGTGGATAGAAAGACTGTTCTACAG GAGAGCATAGTGAGCATGGCAGTTGCTGGAGCCATCATTGGAGCTGCAGTTGGTGGGTGGATGAATGATCGATTTGGAAGGAGAAGAGTACTTCTCATTGCTGATTTCCTGTTTTTTGTTGGAGCTGTAATCATGGCCTCTGCTCCTGGTGCTGCTCTTTTGATTGTCGGCCGAATTTTTGTTGGACTCGGTGTCGGAATGGCGTCAATGACTTCTCCTCTATATATTTCAGAAGCATCCCCGGCCAAAATCCGTGGTGCCCTTGTTAGTACCAACGGATTTCTTATCACTGGTGGCCAGTTCCTGTCTTACCTTATCAACTTGGCTTTTACCAAG GCACCAGGGACATGGAGGTGGATGGTTGGAGTTGCAGGGTTTCCAGCACTTTTGCAGTTCATTCTAATGTTACTTCTTCCAGAATCACCCCGTTGGCTATACCGCAAG GGAAGAGAAGAAGCAGCCAAAGTGATATTGAGGAAAATTTACCCAGCTCATGAAGTGGAACAAGAAATTCAAGATTTAAAGGAATCCGTGGAGGCTGAAATCAAGGAAGAAGGATCTTCCGAAAAGATGAACATTATTAAACTGTTGAAAACCAAAGCAGTGAGGCGAGGGCTCACTGCTGGCGTAGGACTCCAAGTTTTCCAACAATTTGTTGGCATAAACACAGTCATGTATTACAGTCCGACCATAGTTCAGTTAGCTGGTTTTGCCTCTAACCGGACAGCTCTCCTCCTTTCCCTTGTCACTGCAGGCCTCAATGCCTTTGGCTCCATTGTCAGCATTTACTTTATTGACAGGACAGGGAGGAAGAAGCTGCTAATAATTAGTTTAACTGGAGTGGTGGTTTCACTTGGTGTTTTATCAGGAGTTTTCCATGAGACCACAACACATTCTCCAATGGTTAGCAGGGTTGAAACATCTCACTTTTCAAACATTACATGTCCGGATTATAGTTCAGCTTTAAACTCCGGTGCTTGGGATTGCATGACGTGTTTGAAGGCTTCATCTCCAGATTGTGGTTTCTGTTCTTCACCAACAAACAAG TTGCTGCCAGGAGCTTGTCTGATCTCAAATGACACAGTGAAGGATATGTGCCATAAAGAAACTAGGCTATGGTACACAAGGGGATGTCCAAGCAAATATGGATGGCTCGCGCTGATTGGTCTGGCTCTCTACATCATATTCTTCTCACCTGGAATGGGAAGTGTCCCATGGATAATGAACTCTGAGATTTATCCACTCAGGTTCAGAGGATTATGTGGGGGAATTGCTGCAACAGCTAACTGGATCTCGAATCTCATAGTGGGTCAGTCCTTTCTATCACTTAAAGAAGCAATAGGAACATCTTGGACATTCCTAATATTTGGGGTAATCTCCGTGATGGCTTTACTCTTTGTGATCATCTATGTGCCAGAAACAAAGGGGCTACCTATCGAGGAGATTGAGAAGATGTTGGAGGGTAGAGCTTTACACTACAAGTTCTGGGAGAAAGGTAACAAACCACATGAGAAGAGCCAAGCCACTTGA